Proteins from one Pagrus major chromosome 1, Pma_NU_1.0 genomic window:
- the gemin6 gene encoding gem-associated protein 6, translating into MMQCGWPLLGPLQWIRYVNKQVMVKAGNDEEHRGWLLTVDPVSASMVLVAFGEEGRASVQVVMGHAVEEVQVLQEADEETTRRLQTSFLPARTCGLDQEELKRRRAGVQRWLEKNRVPVEEEGDQLRVAGVLTLAAPYGPENCCSSNQIILDRIQKLIQNLVQSPHHPD; encoded by the exons ATGATGCAGTGCGGCTGGCCTCTGTTAGGTCCGCTGCAATGGATCCGTTACGTCAACAAACAGGTGATGGTGAAGGCGGGAAACGACGAGGAGCACCGCGGCTGGCTGCTCACCGTGGACCCGGTGTCCGCCAG TATGGTCCTGGTGGCCTTCGGGGAGGAGGGCAGAGCATCGGTGCAGGTGGTGATGGGTCACGCTGTGGAGGAGGTGCAAGTTCTGCAGGAGGCAGATGAGGAGACCACCAGGCGTCTCCAGACCTCCTTCCTCCCTGCAAGGACCTGTGGGCTGGACcaagaggagctgaagaggaggagggccGGCGTCCAGAGGTGGTTGGAGAAGAACCGGGTcccggtggaggaggagggggaccaGCTGAGGGTGGCGGGGGTCCTGACCCTTGCAGCCCCATATGGACCTGaaaactgctgcagctccaaccagATCATCCTGGACCGCATCCAGAAACTGATCCAGAATCTGGTCCAGAGTCCACACCATCCAGACTGA